TCCTGCTGGCGACGCTGCGCGGCATGGCCACCTCCGTGCCCGGCCTCTGGACCCGGGCCTGGCCCGTCTGGCTGGTCCTCATCGCGGCCCTCGCCCTGCACGGGCTGCAGCCGGGGACCGAGAGGCCCGTTCGTCGCGCGCTGTTGACCGGCTCCGGCACGATGCTGGCGCTCGCCCTCGTCTGCGGCGCCTACCGCAACCGGTACGCCACCCTGGAGATCGCCGCACTGCGATGGGTGCTGCTCGTCGATGTCGTGACGGTGATCGCCTTCCTCGCCGTCGGGTTCGCCCTGCTGAAGGCCTCGAAGTCGCTCGGTCATGGCCCGCTGCTCGTCTGGGTCGCCTTCGTCGGGTCGGGCCTGTTCCCCTTCGCCAGCGGCTCGCTGAGCCGGACCCAGTTCGTCCCTCTGGCGCTGCTGACGCTTGCCGCCCTCACGCTGGCCGTCCCCTGGCTGTCGCGGAGGTCCTCCACCGAGGCCTCGGCCCTCGTCGCGCTCGCCCTGGTCACCCCGGCGCTGCTGTGGTTCGATCTGGCCCGGGTCGGGGCTGCGCAGAACCGCCACTTCGTCGACACTCGCATCGTCGCCCCGTTGGAGGCGGCGGCCGCCACCGGCGCCCTCGAGGTCCAGATCCCCGAACTCCTGCCGCACCCGTCCATGGCGTATTCGCGGGCCTTCTATCTGGAACGCTACGAGCAGGCCATCGCGGACTACTACGGTCTCGCCGACGGCGCGAGGATCGTCAACCCGTAGGCGGGCCGTCCGCTGAAAGAGCCGGGGGCGGCGACCGATCGGTCGCCGCCCCCGGCTCTTTCGCCTGTGCGATGCGTCAGTAGACGATCACCTTGTCGCCCACCCGGGCCAGGTCGAACAGCTTGCCCGTCATCTCGTAGTCGCGCGTGTTCACGCAACCGGCCGAGGTTCCGGCCCAGCCGAACTCGTAGAAGGACCGGGAGTAGTGGACCGCGCGGCCACCGTCGAAGAACAGCGAGAACGGCATGGCGGAGCCGTAGATGCTCGAGACGTGGTTGCGGGACTTCCAGGTGACCTTGAACGAGCCGTTGCGGGTCGGCAGCTTGGAGGAGCCGAAGCGGGCGTCGAGCACGAACTGGATCTGGCCGTTGACCACCCACGACAGCTTGTTCTGCGCCTTGGAGATGCAGATGACGCGGCCGGTCTTGCAGCGGGCGTCGAGTGTCATCGTCGGCGGCACGTAGACCGTCGCCGTAAGCGGCACCGCAGCGGTCTGCCACCCGTCAGAGGTGCGGGTGTCAGGGTTGTGGCCGCTGCTGGCGGCGAACTTGAACTGCGCGGCGCTGCCGATCGGCATGACCACGCGGTAGAAGCCATCGGCCGCGGCCCTAGTCGTGGCGAAGACGCGCCAGTTCCTGAAGGGGGCGGCATCCCACCAGATGGTCACGGGCATACCCGGCGTGGTGCGGCCGGTGAAGACATAGTTGTGGCCGACGTAGAACCCCGACGGCGAGGAGGTGACCCCCAGGACGCCCGGGATGGTGCCCGGCAGGACCGCGTTCACGTAGCTCGGGTTCGTCTGCCAGGCACCGGGAGCCCCGGCGTCAGGCTGGCTCCCCGTGGTCGCCGTGAAGCGGAACCTACCCGTGCTTCCGAGGGGAACCACGATGCGGAAGTCGCCCGTGGCGTCGGCGGTGGTGGTCCCGAAAACGCGCCACCCGCCGTAGGGCTGCACATCCCAGAAGACGGTGACCTTGCTCCGCGGGGTCGCGGTGCCGGTGAAGACATAGTGCGAGCCGACGGCGAAACCGGTCGGAGACGAGGTCACCCGGAGGACGCTGGAGGAGCCGGCGTTGGCGTAGGCCACCTCGGAGGTCCAGCCGTCGGCGTCCGGCACGTTGCCCCCAGTCGCGACGAAGCGGAAGGCTGCGACGCTGCCGATGTACCGATCGAGGCTCCACGCGCCGTCGGCGTCGGCCGTCGTCGTTCCGAAGACCCGCCAGCCACCGGACGGCTGGGCGTCCCACCACACCGTCACATCAGTGCCGGGGTCAGCGGTTCCCGTGAAGTGGTACGTCCCCCGCAGAGGGAACCCTGCCGGCGACGAGCCGAGCTCCATGGTTCCCGAGCCAGCGACAGCGACGGCGGCCGGCGCCACCGGGACCTGCTCGACGGCAGGAGGAGCGGCCTCGGCCTCGGGCGTCTCCACGGCGGGTGTCTCCACGGTGGGTGTCTCAGTAGCGGGAGTCTCTGTGGCGGGAGTCTCCGTGACCGAGGGGGGCCGCTCGGCGACTCCGTCCCCGGCTCAGAAGGCTCCGTCGCGGGTGGCGCCGATGGCGAGGCTGCACTCGGCGGTGTCGTCTCGTCAGCGATACCTGCCAGCGGCATCATGGTCAAGGCCAGGCCGAGGGCGATCGCTGCCCTCCACGAGCGTGTGCTCATACAGTTCCTCCCGAGCGTATGCGGCGGGCCTTACAGCCTCACGCAGGCCCATCATGGCACGACACGCGGACTCTTCGCCCAACCACCCGGGGAGTCAGGCTCTCCGCCCCAGCAGTGCGGCCGTCGCGGCACTGGCTGCGTGGCCGTCGCCATAGGGGGTTCCGCGGTCCTGCGAGGGCCGCGGACGCACAGCGAGTTCGGCCACCCTGGCGGCCTCCGGGTCGAGGATGTTCCAGCCGTTCTCCAGCGTCTCGACCCACTCTGTCTCGGTCCGGACGGTCAGGCAGGGGGTCTCCAGCAGGAAGGCCTCCTTCTGCAGGCCACCCGAGTCGGTGACGACGCCGGCGGCGGCCGCGAGGGCCCCGACCAGCACCGGGTACGGCAGCGGTTCGACGGTGCGGATGTTCCCCTGCTCGAGGCTGAGCCCCGAGGCTGCGGCCTTCGCGGCGAGTCGCG
The DNA window shown above is from Tessaracoccus defluvii and carries:
- a CDS encoding L,D-transpeptidase — translated: METPAVETPEAEAAPPAVEQVPVAPAAVAVAGSGTMELGSSPAGFPLRGTYHFTGTADPGTDVTVWWDAQPSGGWRVFGTTTADADGAWSLDRYIGSVAAFRFVATGGNVPDADGWTSEVAYANAGSSSVLRVTSSPTGFAVGSHYVFTGTATPRSKVTVFWDVQPYGGWRVFGTTTADATGDFRIVVPLGSTGRFRFTATTGSQPDAGAPGAWQTNPSYVNAVLPGTIPGVLGVTSSPSGFYVGHNYVFTGRTTPGMPVTIWWDAAPFRNWRVFATTRAAADGFYRVVMPIGSAAQFKFAASSGHNPDTRTSDGWQTAAVPLTATVYVPPTMTLDARCKTGRVICISKAQNKLSWVVNGQIQFVLDARFGSSKLPTRNGSFKVTWKSRNHVSSIYGSAMPFSLFFDGGRAVHYSRSFYEFGWAGTSAGCVNTRDYEMTGKLFDLARVGDKVIVY
- a CDS encoding DUF6056 family protein, translated to MLVVLTDALQEVTSSAMFLAALAVVVALAGRLGAKLWTLVGAAAAAFAVHMSAGGLWNRSSLVVDNSGDGFLLATLRGMATSVPGLWTRAWPVWLVLIAALALHGLQPGTERPVRRALLTGSGTMLALALVCGAYRNRYATLEIAALRWVLLVDVVTVIAFLAVGFALLKASKSLGHGPLLVWVAFVGSGLFPFASGSLSRTQFVPLALLTLAALTLAVPWLSRRSSTEASALVALALVTPALLWFDLARVGAAQNRHFVDTRIVAPLEAAAATGALEVQIPELLPHPSMAYSRAFYLERYEQAIADYYGLADGARIVNP